The following are encoded together in the Halomonas halophila genome:
- a CDS encoding sigma-54-dependent transcriptional regulator produces MRLRFHCQNRIGILRDIVAHFADYGLNVAHGEVGGEHGNAIYLHVPHLLNAQLATLKPELEQVPGVFGVRRVSLMPSERRHLELDALLSSLSEPVMSIDMEGHLVAANRAAGQLLGVRVDEVPGLSLDRYLPDLDLPELIRRNNARVNGLRVKLRDTVYLADISPLHREQQSDVASLAGAVVTLHRADRIGERIYQVQRQELRGFESLFQASPRLEALIGEARRMAPLDAPLLIQGETGTGKELLARACHLASPRGQAPFMALNCAGLPESMAETELFGYAPGAFEGARPEGKLGLLELTAGGTIFLDEVGETSPRMQVKLLRFLQDGGFRRVGSDEETYLDVRVICATQQDLPSLCAEGRFRQDLYHRLNVLTLEVPPLRDCLDGIEALATHFIDRAATQIGCPMPQLSPAAVARLSAYHWPGNVRQLENVLFQAVSLCEGGVIEPAHLRLPEVGRAPGLAGVDLDGSLADILGEVERQVLSSLYPQHPSSRQLAKRLGVSHTTIANKLKRHGIGSEDG; encoded by the coding sequence ATGCGTCTGAGATTCCACTGCCAGAACCGCATCGGCATCCTGCGCGATATCGTGGCCCACTTCGCCGACTACGGACTCAACGTGGCCCACGGCGAGGTCGGCGGCGAACACGGCAACGCCATCTACCTGCACGTGCCCCACCTGCTGAACGCCCAGCTGGCCACGCTCAAGCCCGAGCTCGAACAGGTGCCCGGGGTGTTCGGCGTGCGACGGGTCAGCCTGATGCCCAGCGAGCGGCGCCACCTGGAGCTCGACGCCCTGCTGTCGTCGCTCTCGGAACCGGTGATGTCGATCGACATGGAGGGGCATCTGGTGGCGGCCAACCGCGCCGCCGGGCAGCTGCTGGGCGTGCGGGTCGACGAGGTGCCGGGGCTGTCGCTGGACCGCTATCTGCCTGATCTCGACCTGCCGGAGCTGATTCGCCGCAATAACGCCCGGGTCAACGGGCTGCGGGTCAAGCTGCGCGACACCGTCTACCTGGCCGACATCTCGCCGCTGCACCGCGAGCAGCAGTCGGACGTGGCCTCGCTGGCCGGCGCCGTGGTCACCCTGCATCGCGCCGATCGCATCGGCGAGCGCATCTATCAGGTGCAGCGCCAGGAGCTGCGCGGCTTCGAGTCGCTGTTCCAGGCAAGCCCCCGGCTGGAGGCGCTGATCGGCGAGGCGCGACGCATGGCGCCGCTGGATGCGCCGCTGCTGATCCAGGGTGAGACCGGCACCGGCAAGGAGCTGCTGGCCCGGGCCTGCCACCTGGCGAGCCCGCGGGGGCAGGCGCCGTTCATGGCGCTCAACTGTGCCGGGCTGCCGGAATCCATGGCCGAGACCGAGCTGTTCGGCTATGCGCCGGGTGCCTTCGAGGGCGCGCGCCCCGAGGGCAAGTTGGGGCTGCTGGAGCTGACGGCCGGCGGCACCATCTTCCTCGACGAGGTGGGCGAGACCAGCCCGCGGATGCAGGTCAAGCTGCTGCGCTTCCTGCAGGACGGCGGCTTCCGTCGCGTGGGCAGCGACGAGGAAACCTACCTGGACGTGCGAGTGATCTGTGCCACCCAGCAGGATCTGCCGAGCCTGTGCGCCGAGGGGCGCTTCCGCCAGGACCTCTATCACCGCCTCAACGTGCTGACCCTGGAGGTGCCGCCGCTGCGGGACTGCCTCGACGGCATCGAGGCGCTGGCGACGCACTTCATCGACCGCGCCGCCACCCAGATCGGCTGCCCGATGCCGCAGCTGTCACCGGCCGCGGTGGCGCGGCTGTCGGCCTATCACTGGCCGGGCAACGTGCGCCAGCTGGAGAACGTGCTGTTCCAGGCGGTCTCGCTGTGCGAGGGCGGCGTCATCGAGCCGGCGCATCTGCGCCTGCCCGAGGTGGGCCGGGCGCCGGGGCTCGCCGGTGTCGATCTCGACGGATCGCTGGCCGACATCCTCGGCGAGGTGGAGCGCCAGGTGCTGTCGAGCCTCTATCCGCAGCATCCTTCCAGCCGCCAGCTGGCCAAGCGCCTTGGCGTCTCGCATACCACCATCGCCAACAAGCTCAAGCGCCACGGGATCGGTTCGGAGGACGGATGA
- a CDS encoding D-amino acid dehydrogenase produces the protein MKVLILGSGVVGVTSAYYLARQGHEVTVVDRQPAPAMETSYGNAGQVSFGFSSPWAAPGIPQKAVKWMFQEHAPLKIQPRMDPTMARFMMKMFGNCNPERYAVNKERMVRIAEHSRACIDALRAETGIRYEDRQKGLLQLFRHDSQVEAVAKDMQVLERCGVRHRLLGAGEIAAVEPALARVPGKFVGGLHLPDDQTGDCHLFTNRLADYCRDRLGVSFRFGVDIQRIRRGNAGIEGVITSAGELTAYAYVVCLGSYSPFLVKDLGIRLPIYPVKGYSLTVPVVDDGGAPQSTVMDETYKVAISRFDDRIRVGGTAELAGHDLSLPEKRRATIDMVVRDVFPEGGDVDRAEFWSGLRPMTPDSTPIIGATRYDNLWLNTGHGTLGWTMSCGSAQLLADLMGAESPRIDPQGLDVSRYAA, from the coding sequence ATGAAGGTATTGATTCTCGGCAGTGGTGTGGTCGGCGTCACCAGCGCCTACTATCTGGCCCGTCAGGGCCATGAGGTCACCGTGGTGGATCGCCAGCCGGCACCGGCCATGGAAACCAGCTACGGCAATGCCGGTCAGGTGTCGTTTGGCTTCTCCTCGCCCTGGGCCGCGCCCGGCATCCCGCAGAAGGCGGTGAAGTGGATGTTCCAGGAGCATGCGCCGCTGAAGATCCAGCCGCGCATGGACCCGACCATGGCCCGCTTCATGATGAAGATGTTCGGCAACTGCAATCCCGAGCGCTATGCGGTGAACAAGGAGCGCATGGTGCGCATCGCCGAGCATAGCCGCGCCTGCATCGACGCCCTGCGCGCCGAGACCGGCATCCGCTACGAGGATCGTCAGAAGGGGCTGCTGCAGCTGTTTCGCCACGACAGCCAGGTGGAGGCCGTGGCCAAGGACATGCAGGTGCTCGAGCGCTGCGGCGTGCGCCATCGGTTGCTGGGCGCCGGCGAGATCGCCGCGGTCGAGCCCGCGCTGGCCCGGGTGCCGGGCAAGTTCGTCGGCGGCCTGCACCTGCCGGACGACCAGACCGGCGACTGTCATCTGTTCACCAATCGCCTGGCCGACTACTGCCGTGACCGCCTGGGCGTCAGCTTCCGCTTCGGTGTCGACATCCAGCGCATCCGCCGCGGCAATGCCGGCATCGAGGGCGTGATCACCAGCGCCGGCGAGCTCACCGCCTACGCCTACGTGGTCTGCCTCGGCAGCTATTCGCCGTTCCTGGTCAAGGACCTGGGCATCCGCCTGCCGATCTACCCGGTCAAGGGCTACAGCCTGACCGTGCCGGTGGTCGACGACGGCGGGGCGCCCCAGTCCACGGTGATGGACGAGACCTACAAGGTGGCGATCTCGCGCTTCGACGACCGCATCCGCGTGGGCGGCACCGCCGAGCTGGCGGGCCACGACCTGAGCCTGCCGGAGAAGCGCCGGGCGACCATCGACATGGTGGTGCGCGATGTCTTCCCCGAGGGCGGCGACGTCGACCGCGCCGAGTTCTGGAGCGGCCTGCGGCCGATGACGCCGGATTCCACGCCGATCATCGGCGCCACCCGCTACGACAACCTGTGGCTCAACACCGGCCACGGTACCCTGGGCTGGACCATGAGCTGCGGCAGCGCCCAGCTGCTGGCCGATCTGATGGGGGCGGAATCGCCGCGCATCGACCCGCAGGGGCTCGACGTTTCGCGCTACGCCGCCTGA
- the phhA gene encoding phenylalanine 4-monooxygenase, which translates to MKAQSAPKKTAYQARMPDDNGHIAWSEQENATWRTLMERQVELLPGRVCQEYLDGMERLALPVERIPQLAEVDAVLREATGWETAQVPALIPFDTFFELLANRRFPVATFIRTPEELDYLQEPDIFHEIFGHCPMLTNPAFAEFTATYGRLGLEATPKERVYLARLYWMTVEFGLVDTPEGRRLYGGGIISSPKETLHALSDAPVHAPFDPLDALRTPYRIDILQPLYYVLDSLETLHELSGRDIMGMVHEAMELGLFEPRFPPKPKPVPAETASA; encoded by the coding sequence ATGAAGGCTCAAAGCGCCCCCAAGAAGACCGCCTATCAGGCCAGGATGCCGGACGACAACGGCCATATCGCCTGGAGCGAACAGGAAAATGCCACCTGGCGCACGCTGATGGAGCGCCAGGTCGAGCTGCTGCCGGGCCGGGTGTGCCAGGAATACCTCGACGGCATGGAGCGCCTGGCGCTGCCCGTCGAGCGTATCCCCCAGCTCGCCGAGGTCGACGCCGTGCTGCGCGAGGCCACCGGCTGGGAAACCGCCCAGGTGCCGGCGCTGATTCCCTTCGATACCTTCTTCGAACTGCTGGCCAATCGCCGCTTCCCGGTCGCCACCTTTATCCGCACGCCGGAGGAGCTGGACTACCTGCAGGAGCCGGACATCTTCCACGAGATCTTCGGTCACTGCCCGATGCTCACCAACCCGGCCTTCGCCGAGTTCACCGCCACCTACGGCCGCCTGGGCCTCGAGGCCACGCCCAAGGAGCGCGTCTACCTGGCCCGACTGTACTGGATGACCGTGGAATTCGGCCTGGTCGACACTCCCGAGGGGCGGCGACTGTATGGCGGCGGCATCATCTCCTCGCCCAAGGAGACCCTGCACGCCCTGTCCGACGCGCCCGTTCACGCGCCCTTCGATCCGCTGGACGCTCTGCGCACGCCCTACCGGATCGACATCCTCCAGCCGCTGTACTACGTACTGGATAGCCTGGAGACGCTGCACGAGCTGTCCGGCCGCGACATCATGGGCATGGTCCACGAGGCCATGGAACTCGGGCTGTTCGAACCGCGCTTTCCGCCCAAGCCCAAGCCAGTGCCGGCGGAGACCGCCAGCGCCTGA
- a CDS encoding 4a-hydroxytetrahydrobiopterin dehydratase produces MSELSEQQCEACSWDAPHVTESEIEQYRRDIPEWQIVERDGIMQLERVFTFRNFRQALAFTNRVGEIAEEAGHHPALLTEWGKVTVTWWSHEMKGLHRNDFILAARTDEVAK; encoded by the coding sequence ATGAGCGAACTTTCCGAACAGCAGTGCGAGGCCTGCAGCTGGGACGCCCCCCACGTCACCGAGAGCGAAATCGAGCAGTATCGCCGCGACATCCCCGAGTGGCAGATCGTCGAGCGCGATGGCATCATGCAGCTGGAGCGAGTCTTCACGTTCCGCAACTTCCGACAGGCCCTGGCGTTCACCAACCGGGTCGGCGAGATCGCCGAGGAAGCGGGTCACCACCCCGCCCTGCTGACCGAGTGGGGCAAGGTCACCGTGACCTGGTGGTCCCACGAGATGAAGGGCCTGCACAGGAACGATTTCATCCTAGCCGCCAGAACCGACGAGGTAGCGAAGTAA
- a CDS encoding amino acid aminotransferase, with protein sequence MFEQIERVPGDAILGLIEAFKKDTNPQKVDLGVGVYRDAQGNTPVMRAVKEAEALLLNNETTKTYIGSHGAPAYGEVVLPMVLGQGSPVLEAGRASATQSPGGTGALRLAADFIATQLPGKDIWVSDPTWPNHLGIFPAAGLTLHKYPYVDADNRLDFDGMLGALKQIPEGDVVLLHACCHNPTGFDLSRDQWKQVLEVLKERKLLPLVDFAYQGFGEGLDEDAFGPRLLAENLDEVIITSSCSKNFGIYCERTGCLIMVAKNAEQMENVRSQVAIVARENYSNPPAHGGAIVSEVLHSDELTAVWREELTEMRDRINTLRRDFVEALKPYGLDEKYAHVAEQRGMFSYTGLTPEQVDRLRDEFSIYMVRSGRANVAGFSHENLPYLAKAIAAVND encoded by the coding sequence ATGTTCGAACAGATTGAGCGGGTTCCCGGGGATGCCATCCTCGGGCTCATCGAGGCCTTCAAGAAGGATACCAACCCCCAGAAGGTCGATCTCGGTGTCGGCGTCTATCGCGACGCCCAGGGCAACACCCCGGTGATGCGCGCGGTCAAGGAAGCCGAGGCCCTGCTGCTCAACAACGAGACCACCAAGACCTACATCGGTTCCCACGGCGCCCCGGCCTACGGTGAAGTGGTGCTGCCGATGGTGCTCGGCCAGGGCTCACCGGTGCTCGAGGCCGGTCGCGCCAGCGCGACCCAGTCTCCCGGCGGCACCGGCGCGCTGCGCCTGGCGGCGGACTTCATCGCTACCCAGCTGCCCGGCAAGGACATCTGGGTCAGCGACCCGACCTGGCCGAACCACCTCGGCATCTTCCCGGCGGCCGGTCTCACCCTGCACAAGTACCCCTACGTCGACGCCGACAACCGCCTCGACTTCGACGGCATGCTCGGGGCCCTGAAGCAGATCCCCGAGGGCGACGTGGTGCTGCTCCACGCCTGCTGCCACAACCCGACCGGCTTCGACCTGTCCCGGGATCAGTGGAAGCAGGTGCTGGAGGTGCTCAAGGAGCGCAAGCTGCTGCCGCTGGTCGACTTCGCCTATCAGGGCTTCGGCGAGGGCCTGGACGAGGATGCCTTCGGTCCGCGCCTGCTGGCCGAGAACCTCGATGAGGTGATCATCACCAGCTCCTGCTCCAAGAACTTCGGCATCTACTGCGAGCGGACCGGCTGCCTGATCATGGTCGCCAAGAACGCCGAGCAGATGGAGAACGTGCGTTCCCAGGTGGCCATCGTCGCCCGCGAGAACTACTCCAACCCGCCGGCCCACGGCGGTGCCATCGTCTCCGAGGTCCTGCACTCCGACGAGCTGACCGCCGTCTGGCGCGAAGAACTCACCGAGATGCGCGACCGCATCAACACCTTGCGGCGCGACTTCGTCGAGGCTCTGAAGCCGTACGGCCTGGACGAGAAATACGCCCACGTGGCCGAGCAGCGCGGCATGTTCTCCTACACCGGACTGACGCCGGAACAGGTGGATCGCCTGCGCGACGAGTTCAGCATCTACATGGTGCGCTCCGGCCGTGCCAACGTGGCCGGCTTCTCCCACGAGAACCTGCCCTACCTGGCCAAGGCGATCGCTGCGGTCAACGACTGA